Proteins encoded together in one Mannheimia haemolytica window:
- the stpA gene encoding H-NS homolog stpA: protein MSALKSLLNIRSLRALAKDLALEQLKSISEKLDIIIAEKEEEMKQEELEKLKQLESLNKYREMLKQDGLSIDELAELLADKVIKARKALSPRPAKYKFVDANGNEKTWTGQGRTPKALQDALDSGKKLEDFAI, encoded by the coding sequence ATGTCAGCTTTAAAAAGTCTTTTGAATATCCGCAGCTTAAGGGCTTTGGCTAAAGATTTAGCATTAGAGCAATTAAAATCAATTTCTGAGAAATTAGATATAATTATTGCTGAAAAAGAAGAAGAAATGAAACAGGAAGAATTAGAAAAACTAAAACAACTAGAAAGTTTAAATAAATATAGAGAAATGCTAAAACAAGATGGGTTATCTATTGATGAATTAGCTGAATTATTAGCAGATAAAGTAATCAAAGCACGTAAAGCACTATCACCTCGCCCGGCTAAATATAAATTTGTTGATGCTAACGGCAATGAGAAAACTTGGACAGGTCAAGGCAGAACACCAAAGGCATTACAAGATGCTTTAGATAGTGGTAAAAAATTAGAAGATTTTGCTATTTAA
- a CDS encoding CRISPR-associated endonuclease Cas1, subtype I-C/DVULG, which yields MRKLQNTLYITTQGSYLHKERETLVVEQDRKKVAQLPIHSIGHIFCFGNVLVSPFLMGFCGENNVNLAFFTENGRYLGRLQGRQSGNVLLRRAQYKKSETNPVPVARNIIAAKIQASKRVLQRQIRNHGENADLQSTITALNYSLQQLKTADNLDLIRGIEGDAAARYFGVFSHLIKENSGFHFDGRNRRPPRDGVNALLSFLYSIVGKDISGALQGVGLDPQIGFLHADRPGRDSLAQDILEEFRAWWVDRMVLSLINRGQVKPDDFVTEASGAVTLKPEARKLLFQTLQAKKQEKIIHPFLEEEVEIGLLPYIQAMLLARHLRGDLAEYPPFLMR from the coding sequence ATGCGCAAACTCCAAAATACTCTCTACATCACCACCCAAGGTAGCTATTTGCACAAAGAGCGAGAAACCTTGGTGGTGGAGCAAGATCGGAAGAAAGTGGCACAGTTGCCGATTCATTCCATTGGGCATATTTTTTGTTTTGGCAATGTGTTAGTGTCGCCGTTTTTAATGGGATTTTGTGGCGAAAATAACGTAAATTTAGCGTTTTTTACCGAAAATGGGCGTTATCTTGGGCGGTTGCAGGGGCGGCAAAGTGGTAATGTATTGTTACGCCGAGCCCAGTATAAAAAGTCGGAGACCAACCCTGTTCCTGTGGCTCGCAACATCATTGCAGCCAAAATTCAAGCATCTAAGCGGGTGTTACAACGGCAAATTCGTAATCACGGCGAAAATGCTGACCTTCAATCGACAATTACCGCATTAAATTACAGCCTGCAACAGTTGAAAACAGCAGACAATTTGGATTTGATTCGTGGCATTGAGGGCGATGCTGCGGCTCGTTATTTTGGGGTGTTTTCTCATCTTATCAAAGAAAATAGCGGTTTCCACTTTGACGGACGTAATCGCCGCCCACCTCGTGACGGTGTGAATGCGTTGCTTTCATTTCTTTATAGCATTGTAGGGAAAGATATTAGCGGGGCATTGCAAGGCGTGGGGCTTGATCCCCAGATTGGCTTTTTGCACGCAGATCGACCGGGTCGAGATAGCTTGGCTCAAGATATTTTGGAGGAATTTCGTGCGTGGTGGGTAGACAGAATGGTGCTGTCGCTGATCAATCGAGGGCAGGTTAAGCCTGATGATTTTGTGACGGAAGCCAGTGGTGCGGTAACGCTCAAGCCTGAAGCAAGAAAATTACTATTTCAAACCTTGCAAGCGAAAAAACAAGAAAAAATCATCCACCCATTTTTAGAGGAAGAAGTGGAAATCGGCTTGTTACCTTATATCCAAGCGATGTTATTGGCTCGTCATTTGCGTGGCGATTTGGCAGAATATCCGCCGTTTTTAATGCGTTAA
- the rng gene encoding Ribonuclease G: protein MSSTELLVNVTPSETRVALVENGILKELHIEREAKRGIVGNIYKGRVTRVLPGMQSAFVDIGLEKAAFLHASDIVSHTECVDENEKKQFLVKDISELVREGQDIVVQVVKDPIGTKGARLTTDITLPSRYLVFMPENSHVGVSQRIESEEERARLKSLVEPYCDELGGFIVRTAAEEATEESLKQDVEFLKRLWRKVLERKGKYSAKSMLYGELALAQRVLRDFIGTHINSVRIDSKLTYEQVREFLAEFMPELTDCVTLYTGQQTLFDAYGVEKAIQKALDKRVDLKSGGYLIIEQTEAMTTIDINTGAFVGHRNLAHTIFNTNIEATQAIAHQLQLRNLGGIIIIDFIDMQEEEHRERVLQSLKEALKGDRVKTNVNGFTQLGLVEMTRKRTRESLERILCCDCPACRGRGTVKTVETVCYEIMREVVRVHHLFKTDKINVYASKEVAEYLINEESHALLAEVQAFIGKKIEVKLEPYYHQEQFDVVVM from the coding sequence ATGAGTAGTACGGAATTATTAGTGAATGTTACCCCAAGTGAAACAAGGGTAGCATTGGTAGAAAACGGGATATTGAAAGAATTACATATTGAGCGGGAAGCTAAACGCGGGATTGTTGGTAATATTTATAAGGGAAGGGTGACAAGGGTATTACCAGGTATGCAATCTGCTTTTGTGGATATCGGCTTGGAGAAGGCTGCATTTTTGCACGCTTCTGATATTGTTTCTCATACGGAATGTGTTGATGAAAATGAAAAGAAGCAATTTCTGGTTAAAGATATTTCTGAATTGGTACGTGAAGGGCAAGATATAGTCGTGCAAGTAGTGAAAGACCCAATTGGTACTAAAGGAGCTAGGCTCACTACTGATATTACGTTACCATCTCGTTATTTAGTGTTTATGCCAGAAAATAGCCATGTGGGAGTATCTCAGCGGATTGAAAGTGAAGAAGAGCGTGCTCGTTTAAAAAGCTTGGTTGAGCCTTATTGTGATGAACTTGGGGGCTTTATTGTACGTACCGCTGCAGAAGAGGCAACTGAAGAAAGTTTAAAGCAAGATGTTGAATTTTTAAAACGGTTGTGGCGTAAAGTATTAGAACGAAAAGGGAAATATTCCGCAAAATCAATGCTTTATGGAGAGCTTGCGCTTGCTCAAAGGGTACTGCGTGATTTTATTGGTACACATATCAATTCAGTTAGAATCGATTCAAAGCTCACTTATGAGCAAGTGCGAGAATTTTTAGCTGAATTTATGCCTGAGCTAACAGATTGCGTTACTCTCTATACCGGTCAGCAAACTTTATTTGATGCCTATGGCGTAGAAAAAGCAATTCAGAAAGCATTAGATAAACGGGTTGATTTAAAATCCGGAGGATATTTAATTATTGAGCAAACCGAAGCGATGACAACCATTGATATTAATACCGGTGCTTTTGTAGGACATCGTAACCTTGCACATACGATTTTTAATACTAATATTGAAGCAACTCAAGCAATCGCACACCAGCTACAGTTGCGCAATTTAGGTGGTATTATCATTATTGATTTTATTGATATGCAAGAGGAAGAGCATCGTGAAAGAGTGTTACAATCTTTAAAAGAAGCTCTAAAAGGCGATCGAGTCAAAACTAATGTGAATGGCTTTACTCAGCTTGGCTTGGTGGAGATGACCAGAAAACGTACAAGGGAGAGTCTAGAGCGAATTCTTTGTTGCGATTGTCCGGCTTGTCGAGGTCGAGGTACGGTGAAAACGGTTGAGACGGTTTGTTATGAAATTATGCGAGAAGTGGTTCGTGTACATCACCTATTTAAAACCGATAAAATTAATGTTTATGCTTCTAAAGAAGTAGCGGAATATTTGATTAATGAAGAGAGTCATGCATTATTGGCGGAAGTGCAAGCCTTTATTGGTAAGAAAATCGAGGTAAAATTAGAGCCATATTATCATCAAGAGCAGTTTGATGTGGTCGTGATGTAA
- the lysS gene encoding Lysine--tRNA ligase — protein sequence MSEVENQELDLNGEMLARREKLNKIREQGNAFPNTFRRDALAKDLHAQYDAVEGETLKEQNIQVKVAGRVMLKRVMGKASFFTIQDVSGAIQLYVARDNLSDNVYEEKVSLWDLGDIVGVEGTLFKTKTGELTVRCSEVQLLTKSLRPLPDKHHGLTDLETRYRQRYLDLISNEESRRTFMIRSQVVSGIRKFFLERDFIEVETPMLQVIPGGAAAKPFITHHNALDVDMYLRIAPELYLKRLVVGGFERVFELNRNFRNEGVSVRHNPEFTMIEYYQAYADYHDLMDNTEELLRQLALDILGTTDVPYGDYVFDFGKPFERITMHDAIVKYGNGIQREDLDSFEKSVEIAKGLGIEIQKSWGLGSVVNAIFEEVAEHQLIQPTFLMAHPAEISPLARRNDENPEVTDRFELFIGGREIGNGFSELNDAEDQAERFDAQVAAKDAGDDEAMFKDEDFIVALEHGLPPTAGEGLGIDRLAMIFANAPSIRDVILFPAMRQK from the coding sequence ATGTCTGAAGTAGAAAATCAAGAATTAGATCTAAACGGTGAAATGTTAGCCCGCCGTGAAAAATTAAACAAAATCCGTGAGCAGGGTAACGCATTTCCAAATACATTCCGTCGTGATGCGTTAGCCAAAGATCTGCACGCTCAATATGATGCAGTGGAAGGTGAAACCTTAAAAGAACAGAATATTCAAGTGAAAGTTGCCGGTCGTGTTATGCTAAAACGCGTGATGGGTAAGGCGTCTTTCTTTACCATTCAAGATGTAAGCGGTGCGATTCAGCTTTATGTGGCTCGTGATAACTTAAGTGACAATGTTTACGAAGAAAAAGTCAGCCTGTGGGATTTGGGCGACATTGTTGGCGTTGAAGGGACTTTATTTAAAACCAAAACCGGTGAATTAACGGTTCGTTGCTCTGAAGTTCAACTTTTAACCAAGTCTTTACGCCCATTACCAGACAAACATCATGGCTTAACGGATCTAGAGACCCGTTATCGCCAGCGTTATTTAGACTTGATTTCTAATGAAGAATCTCGCCGTACTTTTATGATCCGCTCGCAAGTGGTTTCTGGTATTCGTAAATTCTTCTTAGAAAGAGACTTTATTGAAGTTGAAACGCCAATGTTACAAGTGATCCCGGGCGGTGCGGCAGCGAAGCCTTTTATCACTCATCATAATGCGTTAGATGTGGATATGTACCTGCGTATTGCCCCAGAGCTTTACTTAAAACGTTTAGTTGTGGGTGGTTTTGAGCGAGTATTTGAGCTTAACCGTAACTTCCGTAACGAAGGGGTTTCAGTACGCCACAATCCTGAATTTACAATGATTGAGTACTACCAAGCCTATGCGGATTATCACGATTTAATGGATAATACCGAAGAACTGTTACGCCAATTAGCCTTAGATATTCTTGGCACAACTGACGTACCTTATGGTGATTATGTATTCGATTTCGGTAAACCGTTTGAGCGTATTACGATGCACGATGCGATTGTGAAATATGGTAACGGCATTCAACGTGAAGATTTAGACAGCTTCGAGAAAAGTGTGGAAATTGCGAAAGGGCTAGGGATTGAAATTCAAAAATCTTGGGGCTTAGGCTCGGTAGTGAATGCAATTTTTGAAGAAGTGGCGGAACATCAATTAATTCAGCCGACTTTCCTGATGGCTCACCCGGCAGAAATTTCTCCATTGGCTCGCCGTAATGATGAAAACCCTGAGGTAACTGATCGTTTTGAGTTATTTATCGGTGGTCGTGAGATCGGTAACGGTTTCTCAGAATTAAATGATGCTGAAGACCAAGCAGAGCGTTTTGATGCTCAAGTTGCGGCTAAAGATGCCGGTGATGATGAAGCGATGTTTAAAGATGAAGACTTTATCGTGGCATTAGAACACGGTCTGCCGCCAACAGCGGGTGAAGGTTTAGGAATTGACCGCTTAGCAATGATTTTTGCGAACGCCCCATCAATTCGTGATGTAATTTTATTCCCGGCGATGCGTCAGAAGTAA
- the metX gene encoding Homoserine O-acetyltransferase — protein sequence MAQQITLFEDVPLPLTLGGELSPITVAYQTYGRLNAEKSNAVLLCHALTGDAEPYYDSPTEKGWWQDFIGKGLAFDTDKYFFICSNVLGGCKGTTGPASINPKTNKPYGSLFPIITVQDIVNVQKALLDYLEIPQLHAVVGGSFGGMQATQWGISYPDKVRNIINLCSSLILSAEAIGFNHVMRQAIINDPHFNGGNYYDGIAPDNGLKIARMLGMLTYRTDIQLAKAFGRETKQQGQIWGDHFQVESYLSYQGTKFLGRFDANTYLRLLRALDLYDPALGYENEETALKRIKANYTFVAVTSDQLFKQIDVYKSKQKLEQAGVNLEFHEFNSDFGHDAFLVDYDFFEPMIKAGLAK from the coding sequence ATGGCTCAGCAGATTACCCTTTTTGAGGACGTACCTTTACCACTCACATTAGGAGGCGAACTGTCCCCTATCACAGTGGCTTACCAGACTTACGGCAGATTAAATGCAGAGAAAAGCAATGCGGTCTTGCTTTGCCACGCCCTTACCGGTGATGCTGAGCCTTACTATGACTCACCAACCGAGAAAGGCTGGTGGCAAGATTTCATCGGCAAAGGGCTTGCGTTTGATACCGATAAATATTTCTTTATTTGCAGTAATGTATTAGGCGGTTGTAAAGGCACAACCGGCCCAGCTTCGATTAACCCTAAAACCAATAAACCTTACGGTAGTTTGTTTCCAATTATTACAGTGCAAGATATTGTTAATGTACAAAAAGCATTATTGGACTATTTAGAAATCCCTCAACTTCACGCAGTGGTAGGGGGATCTTTCGGCGGAATGCAAGCAACACAGTGGGGTATTAGTTACCCTGATAAAGTTCGCAACATTATAAATCTTTGTTCATCACTTATCCTAAGTGCCGAGGCTATCGGTTTTAACCACGTTATGCGCCAAGCTATTATTAACGATCCACACTTTAACGGTGGGAACTATTATGATGGCATTGCACCTGATAACGGCTTAAAAATCGCCCGTATGCTCGGTATGCTGACTTACCGTACTGATATTCAACTTGCTAAAGCCTTTGGACGAGAAACCAAACAGCAAGGACAAATTTGGGGCGACCATTTCCAAGTGGAATCCTATTTAAGCTATCAAGGCACGAAATTTTTAGGTCGTTTCGATGCCAATACTTATCTGCGTTTACTCCGAGCATTAGATTTATACGACCCGGCTCTTGGCTATGAAAATGAGGAAACTGCCCTAAAACGGATTAAAGCCAATTACACCTTTGTAGCGGTAACTAGCGACCAGCTATTCAAACAAATTGATGTGTATAAAAGCAAACAAAAATTAGAACAGGCAGGCGTGAATTTAGAGTTCCACGAGTTCAATTCCGATTTCGGCCACGATGCCTTTTTGGTTGATTATGACTTTTTTGAACCGATGATTAAAGCCGGATTAGCAAAATAA
- a CDS encoding DNA internalization-related competence protein ComEC/Rec2 has translation MDIKLIRSFHAVGQGAFYSERFINDSNIAFNVVYDCGAMPKSKVIDRVIKESFKESDDIDILFISHFDSDHVNGIEILKKNRNIKRVVMPLLAEKEKFFLINLYKSLGGTYNHSLVKLIENPEVFFGEDTKVIQVKSININDRDLADNNDSEIKHIMDISSINGSISSGTPISFKLSDTFFWVYYPYNYKYSNRRCQFIQEITKKGITEENLADPEFVSNSKNQIIIRTAYKSKAVDGSINENSMLVCSCPMKISIVKYMDNYQGYFPLYLSSYFLWDEVNPGCIYTGDSDLKVIASDLLNKINNIKSNIGTIQVAHHGSHNNFYVNFFNQFGEFLICPISFGTKNTYGHPSYIVLSELFCHKHIPVCVTEQRGSSFFQRFDISLEQ, from the coding sequence TTGGATATTAAACTAATAAGATCTTTTCATGCTGTTGGGCAAGGAGCTTTTTACAGCGAACGTTTTATAAATGACAGTAATATTGCTTTTAATGTTGTTTATGATTGTGGAGCAATGCCTAAAAGTAAAGTTATTGATAGAGTTATAAAAGAAAGTTTTAAAGAGAGTGATGATATAGATATTTTATTTATCTCACATTTTGATAGTGATCATGTTAATGGGATTGAAATTCTAAAAAAGAACAGAAACATAAAACGTGTTGTTATGCCATTATTGGCAGAAAAAGAAAAATTTTTCTTAATTAATTTATATAAGTCCCTAGGAGGCACATACAATCACTCTCTCGTTAAATTGATCGAAAATCCTGAAGTTTTTTTCGGTGAAGATACTAAAGTCATCCAAGTAAAATCGATAAATATAAATGACCGTGATTTAGCAGATAATAATGACAGTGAAATAAAACATATTATGGATATTAGTTCTATCAATGGTTCTATTTCCAGTGGAACTCCAATAAGTTTCAAATTATCTGACACTTTTTTTTGGGTTTATTATCCATACAATTATAAATATTCAAATCGACGTTGCCAATTTATACAAGAAATAACTAAAAAAGGAATAACCGAAGAAAATTTAGCTGACCCAGAATTTGTGTCTAACTCAAAAAATCAAATAATAATTAGAACTGCATATAAAAGTAAAGCTGTTGATGGAAGTATTAATGAAAACTCAATGCTTGTATGTTCATGCCCAATGAAGATATCAATAGTTAAGTATATGGATAATTATCAGGGGTATTTTCCTCTCTATTTATCGTCATATTTTCTTTGGGATGAAGTAAATCCTGGTTGTATTTATACTGGGGATTCAGACTTAAAAGTTATAGCATCTGATCTTCTCAATAAAATAAATAATATAAAAAGTAATATAGGAACAATACAAGTTGCACACCATGGTAGTCATAATAATTTTTATGTAAATTTTTTTAATCAATTTGGAGAATTCTTAATTTGTCCAATATCATTTGGTACTAAAAATACATATGGGCATCCTTCATATATTGTTTTATCGGAGTTGTTTTGTCATAAACATATCCCTGTTTGCGTGACTGAACAGAGAGGAAGCTCTTTTTTTCAACGCTTTGATATATCTTTAGAGCAGTAA
- a CDS encoding CRISPR-associated endoribonuclease Cas2, translating to MLMLITYDISFDDPEGQARLRRIAKHCLDYGVRAQYSVFECDVTPAQWVTLKNKLLTTYNPDCDSLRFYHLGSKWRNKVEHHGAKPSVDIFKDTLIL from the coding sequence ATGCTGATGTTGATTACCTACGACATTTCATTTGATGACCCCGAAGGGCAGGCTCGCCTACGCCGTATTGCTAAGCATTGTTTGGATTATGGTGTGCGGGCGCAATATTCTGTGTTTGAGTGTGATGTTACTCCTGCTCAGTGGGTAACATTGAAAAATAAATTATTGACAACTTACAACCCAGACTGTGATAGTTTGCGCTTTTACCATTTAGGCAGTAAATGGAGGAATAAAGTTGAGCACCATGGCGCAAAACCTTCAGTGGATATTTTTAAAGATACGCTGATTTTATAA
- the mleN gene encoding Malate-2H(+)/Na(+)-lactate antiporter yields MNLVDYSTSLWSVLPALIALILAIVTRKVIISLSIGILFGAFMLTNSNFLDALTYIKNSVVSLVYKGAEEGLNSNNVNIILFLLLLGVLTSLLSISGSNQAFANWAQKKVKGKRGAKLMAAGLVFFTFIDDYFHSLAVGAIARPVTDKFRVSRAKLAYILDSTAAPMCVLMPISSWGAYIITLIAGLLATHSITGYSPLGAFMTMSAMNFYAIFAMIMVFFVAYFSFDIGSMARFERQAAHLAELDDEQIETKGHVRDLILPIIALIVATVSMMMKTGADALAESGASFSILGAFENTTVGISLVVGGVAGLIVATICIITSGNISFKNYVRAYGLGVKMMSGAITILFFAWTINGVVSDMQTGKYLSGLVAESIGAEFLPAILFVLAAAMAFSTGTSWGTFGIMLPIGAAMAVHSDPALIIPCLSAVMAGAVCGDHCSPVSDTTILSSTGAQCNHMDHVISQLPYALLVATASIVGYLVVGFTQSAVLGFIATAIVMAILILLFKEKKH; encoded by the coding sequence ATGAATCTAGTTGATTATTCTACGTCACTTTGGTCGGTATTGCCGGCACTGATTGCGCTAATATTGGCAATTGTGACACGCAAGGTGATTATTTCACTTAGCATCGGTATTCTCTTTGGTGCATTTATGCTTACTAATAGCAATTTTCTTGATGCACTTACTTATATTAAAAATAGCGTTGTTTCTTTAGTTTATAAAGGGGCTGAAGAAGGATTAAATTCAAATAATGTTAACATTATTTTATTTTTGCTTTTATTAGGGGTATTAACGTCATTATTAAGTATTTCAGGTAGTAATCAGGCGTTTGCGAATTGGGCGCAGAAAAAGGTAAAAGGCAAACGAGGCGCAAAATTAATGGCGGCAGGTTTGGTTTTCTTTACCTTTATTGATGACTATTTCCACAGTTTAGCAGTAGGTGCGATTGCCCGACCTGTTACGGATAAATTCCGTGTTTCTCGTGCTAAATTAGCTTATATTTTAGATTCTACTGCCGCTCCAATGTGTGTGTTAATGCCAATTTCAAGCTGGGGGGCTTATATTATTACCTTAATAGCTGGCTTATTGGCTACGCATTCCATCACAGGCTATTCGCCACTAGGCGCATTTATGACAATGAGCGCAATGAACTTTTACGCCATTTTTGCGATGATTATGGTGTTCTTTGTGGCATATTTCTCATTTGATATTGGTTCGATGGCGCGTTTTGAACGTCAAGCAGCGCATTTAGCAGAATTAGATGATGAGCAAATTGAAACGAAAGGACACGTGCGCGATTTGATTTTGCCAATTATTGCACTTATTGTTGCTACAGTCTCAATGATGATGAAAACAGGTGCAGATGCACTGGCCGAATCAGGTGCTTCATTTTCTATACTAGGTGCTTTTGAAAATACTACGGTAGGCATTTCATTAGTTGTTGGTGGTGTGGCAGGGCTTATAGTTGCAACTATTTGTATCATTACAAGCGGTAATATTTCTTTTAAAAATTACGTCCGTGCTTATGGCTTAGGTGTGAAGATGATGTCTGGTGCAATCACTATTCTCTTCTTTGCGTGGACAATAAACGGTGTAGTAAGTGATATGCAAACAGGGAAATATCTATCAGGATTGGTTGCAGAAAGCATTGGAGCAGAGTTTTTACCTGCAATTCTATTTGTGTTAGCCGCAGCAATGGCGTTTTCAACAGGAACTAGCTGGGGAACATTTGGCATTATGTTGCCAATTGGAGCCGCAATGGCAGTGCATTCAGATCCAGCATTAATTATTCCTTGTTTATCTGCAGTAATGGCTGGCGCGGTTTGTGGTGATCACTGTTCTCCGGTATCTGATACCACTATTCTTTCTTCAACAGGCGCACAATGTAATCATATGGATCATGTTATTTCTCAATTACCTTATGCTTTATTAGTTGCAACCGCTTCTATTGTTGGCTACTTAGTGGTAGGCTTTACCCAATCAGCGGTATTGGGATTTATTGCTACAGCTATTGTTATGGCAATACTCATTTTGCTTTTTAAAGAAAAAAAGCATTAA
- the purU gene encoding Formyltetrahydrofolate deformylase — protein sequence MLQQHKILLTECPDDTGLVAKITNICYKHQLNIIKNSEFVENETKRFFMRTELNGIFNDETLLADLKFTLPEGSSYKLLPKQRKRIVILVTKEAHCLGDLLMKNYYGGLDVEIAAVIGNHETLKSLVERFDIPFHLVSHENLTRVEHDKLLAEKIDEYSPDYIVLAKYMRVLNPEFVARYPNRVVNIHHSFLPAFIGAKPYHRAYERGVKIIGATAHFVNDELDEGPIIMQNVINVDHTYTAEAMMRAGRDVEKTVLSQALELVLADKVFVYKNKTIIL from the coding sequence ATGCTACAACAACACAAAATATTATTAACCGAATGTCCTGATGATACAGGACTTGTCGCTAAAATTACCAATATTTGCTATAAGCACCAATTAAATATTATTAAAAATTCTGAATTTGTTGAGAATGAAACTAAACGTTTTTTTATGCGTACCGAATTAAACGGAATTTTTAATGATGAAACCTTACTCGCTGATTTAAAATTTACCTTACCTGAAGGCTCAAGCTATAAATTACTCCCTAAACAAAGAAAACGTATCGTTATTTTAGTTACCAAAGAAGCACATTGTTTAGGCGACTTACTGATGAAAAATTACTATGGTGGATTAGATGTAGAAATTGCTGCCGTGATTGGAAACCACGAAACATTAAAAAGTTTAGTTGAACGTTTCGATATTCCATTCCATTTAGTCAGCCACGAAAATTTAACCCGAGTGGAACACGATAAATTATTAGCGGAAAAAATTGATGAATATTCACCTGATTATATTGTGTTGGCTAAATATATGCGGGTGCTGAATCCGGAATTTGTCGCTCGTTATCCAAACCGAGTTGTCAATATTCACCACTCGTTCTTACCCGCTTTCATTGGTGCAAAACCTTATCATCGTGCATACGAACGTGGTGTGAAAATTATCGGTGCAACCGCCCATTTTGTGAATGATGAATTAGATGAAGGCCCAATTATTATGCAAAATGTGATTAATGTTGATCACACCTACACCGCAGAGGCTATGATGCGTGCTGGACGTGATGTTGAGAAAACCGTACTTAGCCAAGCCTTAGAATTAGTGCTTGCTGACAAAGTATTTGTATATAAAAACAAAACCATTATTTTATAA
- a CDS encoding vancomycin high temperature exclusion protein translates to MNQTRDRLEKLPLFHKMQQFIIKALKIIAIFPLLGIAILLVVDSLTSYIVRDKIYTDSKQIPYREYAVVLGTAKFYSKDVINQYYKYRLEAAKQLVQEGKVNQLLLSGDNKTPYYNEPKTMTSDLLKMGIATSKIKQDYAGYTTFDSIIRAKKVYKLPPFTIISQKFHCERALFIAKFRDIDAICYAATYPEGAYQVRMREILARSAMVFSLLIGKEPESLEDIRSK, encoded by the coding sequence TTGAACCAAACGCGTGATAGGTTAGAAAAATTGCCACTTTTCCATAAAATGCAGCAGTTTATTATTAAGGCATTGAAAATAATTGCAATTTTCCCCTTATTGGGAATAGCTATATTATTAGTGGTTGATTCACTTACAAGTTATATTGTGAGGGATAAAATTTATACAGATAGTAAACAGATTCCTTACCGGGAGTATGCAGTTGTACTCGGTACGGCAAAATTTTACTCTAAAGATGTGATTAACCAATATTATAAATATCGTTTGGAAGCCGCTAAGCAATTAGTCCAAGAAGGAAAGGTCAATCAGCTTTTGTTAAGTGGAGATAATAAAACGCCGTACTATAATGAGCCAAAAACAATGACAAGTGATCTACTTAAAATGGGGATTGCGACTTCAAAAATTAAGCAGGATTATGCGGGGTATACCACTTTTGATTCAATAATTAGGGCTAAAAAAGTATATAAATTACCGCCATTTACGATTATCTCCCAAAAATTCCACTGTGAAAGGGCATTGTTTATTGCAAAATTTAGGGATATTGATGCAATTTGTTATGCCGCTACATATCCAGAGGGGGCTTATCAGGTACGAATGCGGGAAATTTTAGCCAGATCGGCAATGGTTTTTAGTTTGTTGATAGGTAAAGAGCCTGAATCATTGGAAGATATCCGTTCTAAATGA